The stretch of DNA GCTGTCTGTGCCGATATACGACGTGCTCTATGCCATCAACGACATGACGCTTGGCAAGATGACCGGCGCCTTCTGCCAGGGCTTCAATATCCTGGCGGCCTTCCCGAACAAGGCGAAGGTCATGGACGGTCTGTCGAAGCTCAAGTACTTCGTGATCATGGATCCGCTGACCGTGGAGACGGGCGAGTTCTGGAAGAACTTCGGTGAGTATCACGACGTCGATCCTTCGCAGATCGGTACTGAAGTCTTCCGCTTGCCAACGACCTGCTTCGCCGAAGATGACGGCTCCATTACCAACAGCTCGCGCTGGCTACAGTGGCACGACAAAGCAGCACCGGGACCGGGCGAATCGATGACCGATACCGAGATCCTCGGTGAGGTGATGCTGCGCTTGAAGGTGATGTATCAGGAGGAGGGCGGCGCGTTCCCCGATCCGATTCTGAACCTGGCCTGGAACTACAAGGATCCGAAATTCCCGCGGGCGGAGGAGTTGGCCAAGGAATATAACGGACGGGCGCTGGTGGACCTGACCGATGAAAGCGGGCAGATCATTCGTCGCAAGGGCGAGCTGCTGAAGGATTTCAGCGAGCTGCGCGACGATGGCTCCACGGCCTGCGGTTGCTGGATCTATTCCGGCGCTTGGACCGAAGACGGCAACATGATGGCCCGGCGCGACAATTCAGACCCCTACAACACGGGCAACACGCTGGGCTGGGCCTGGGCTTGGCCGATGAACCGTCGGCTGCTCTACAACCGTGCGTCCGCTCGCCCGGATGGCACGCCCTGGGCACCGAATAAGGCGTTCGTCTGGTGGAACGGTGAGCGCTGGACCGGGGCGGATGTGCCGGACTTCCCACTGACGTCGCCGCCGTCGCAGGGGGTGGGGCCGTTCATCATCACGCAGTCCGGGGGTGGGCATTTCTTCGCCTGTGAGTGGTTGAACGAAGGGCCCTTCCCGGAACACTACGAGCCGATGGAAACGCCCATCGACCGCAATCCGATGAGCCCGGAAAACCCGCTGGCGCTGAACAATCCGATCGCGAGGGTGTTCGAGCAGGATCGCGATTCGTTCGGTTCCAACAAGGAGTTTCCGTATGCGGCGACAACCTATCGACTGACCGAGCACTTCCACTACTGGACGACCCATGCGCGACTCAATGCGATCGCCCAGCCGGAGAAGTTCATCGAGATAGGCGAGGTTCTGGCCGCGGAACTGGGAATTTCAGCCGGCGAGCGCGTGCGGGTGTCGTCGAAGCGGGGCTTTATCACTGCGGTCGCTGTGGTGACCAAGCGGATGGTGCCCCTGCAAATCGATGGCCGAACAGTGCATCAGATCGGTATACCCATTCATTGGGGCTTCAAAGGTGTGGCGAAGAAGGCACACCTGACCAACACCCTCACTCCGTTCGTGGGTGACGGCAATACACAGACGCCGGAATTCAAGTCGTTTCTGGTGAACGTGGAGAAGATTGGAGGAGCCGTCTGATGCGTGGCGACCAGATCAACCTGCAAAACATCATCGCCCGTTCGGCGACGACCACGCCATCGCCGCAGGTGCGGCATGGCGGGGTCGAAAAGGTCACGAAACTCATCGACGTGTCGGTCTGTATCGGCTGCAAGGCCTGTCAGGTGGCGTGTTCGGAATGGAATGACCTACGCGACGACGTCGGCGAATGTGACGGCACCTACAACAACCCGCAGGACCTTTCGCCCGAATCGTTCGAGGTCATGCGCTTCAGCGAGTACGAGGACGAGCAGGGCAACCTCGAATGGCTGATCCGCAAGGACAACTGCATGCACTGTGCCGAGCCCGGCTGCCTCAAGGCCTGTCCGTCGCCCGGTGCCATCGTGCAGTACGCCAACGGGATCGTTGATTTCAACTCAGAGCACTGTATCGGCTGCGGCTATTGCGTGGCCGGCTGTCCGTTCGATATTCCGCGAATCTCGAAAAAGGACAACAAGGCTTATAAATGCACGTTGTGCTCAGACCGAGTCTTCAACGGCTTGGAGCCCGCCTGTGTAAAAAGTTGCCCGACCTCGGCCATCATGTTCGGCACCAAAGAAGACATGCTCGACTACGGTGCTCATCGGGTCGCTCATCTTCAAGGACGAGGGTATGAGAACGCGGGTATCTACGATCCAGCGGGCGTGGGCGGCACGCATGTGGTTTATGTGCTGCAACATGCCGACAAGCCGGAAATCTACAGCGGCCTGCCGAAAGATCCCCACATCGCCCCGACGGTGGAGCTGTGGAAGGGCGTGACCAAGCCGATCATGTCCGTGGCACTCGGCATGTCGGTCCTGGCGGGCTTTTTCCATTACGTGATGAAGGGGCCTAAGGAAGAACCTGAGGACGATCCGGATCCCGAACGGGCTGCGGCGGATCGAGCGCTTGATCGTCGCGGGGAGGACCGGTTATGAGCCATTCCAACGTAAAGCACGGCATCCTGCGTTACGGCTGGTGGACCCGGGTCAATCATTGGCTCATCGCCATCGCCTTCGTGTTGCTGACGCTAAGCGGCCTTGCGCTGTTCTACCCGGCATTTTTCGGCCTTACCGCGTTGTTCGGTGGGCCGGAGCCGACGCGGATCGTGCATCCCTATATCGGTGTGTTCATGTCGTTGTTTTTCGTTATCCAGGCGGTCCGCTTCTTTGGCGACAACCTGATCCGAAGACATGACGTGCAGTGGATGAAACAAATCCGCGACGTGCTCAGCAACCGTGACGAGCGCCTGCCGCCGGTAGGCAAAAACAACGCCGGGCAGAAGGTGGTGTACTGGATTTTTCTCGCCACCGTGCCGGTATTGTTGATCACCGGCATCGTGCTGTGGCGCCCGTGGATTGCCGATGGCATGCCCATCTGGGCCTTGCGATGGGCGGTGGTGATTCATGCTATTACCGCTTTCATCGCGATCATCACACTGGTGATTCACATTTACTCGGCGATCTGGGTCAAGGGTTCGGTACGTGCCATGACGCAGGGTCGGGTAAGTCACGCTTGGGCGCGACACCATCACGGGCTGTGGTACGAAGACGTCATGCGTAACAAGAAATCTGACCCCGAAAGCGCGTCGCCCACCAGCGAAATAACGGATCGCCGTCGATGACAGGAGCTGCAGTGAACCACTCTTATGGAAGTGCGCCATCAGGGATCATGGAGGCGCCCCATGTGGTGCTGCCAGACGCCAAGGTGTTCAGCAAGCGAGCAACCAGGTTGCGTGAATTGGTCATGCAGGTGCCGGCTCTGGATGAGTTTCTCGCGTTCATGGCTCGCGTGGTACAGGCCCAGCATCAGGCACTGACCGAGCAGGAGCCCGCCTGGCGCCCGGCAGCGGATGCCTTCGATCAAGCGTTGAAACACGGCATGCCGCCGTTGGGCTTTCAGGCGTTACGGCGCGACGTACGGTGGCAACAGGACCTGGTTGCCATCCTCGATGCCGTTGAATTGCACGTAGGCGAGCGCCAGCGCCCACTGCTGGCCGCGCTCAGAGAGATGCCCGCCGACGCCCTCGATGCGTTAGCGGATGACGTGTTCGAGATGCGACCTGGCGCTGAGGCGACGCGCGCATTGCTGCCGTTGGTGGGTGCAGCGCTTCAAGTGGCCTGGGCGCGGCTGGCGATCGGCTTGCCCACACCGCCGGCGCGCCCTGTCGGTGAGGCGAAAGCGCTTTGCCCCTGCTGCGGAGCCGTGCCTGTCGCCAGCGTCGTCCACAACGAACGCCATCGCAGCGGTGTGCGTTACCTGCATTGCTCCCTGTGCGCGACCGAATGGCATCTGGAACGTGTCAAATGCAGCGTCTGCGACACCGGCGGCAAGCTGCTGTATATGACGCTGGATGACGAACAGGGCAAACCATTCCTTCCGGTTCAGGCGGAGGCTTGCACCGAATGCCACAGCTATCTCAAGGTCATGCAGCGCGAGCTTCACGGCCGCGCCGATCCGATCGCTGATGACTTGGCCAGTCTTGCGCTGGACATGCTGCTCGCCGAACAGGACGATTACGCACGCAGCGGCTACAACCCGCTGCTGATCGCGGGAAACTAGCGCCTCAGGTGGGCTCAGGAGCCTCGTCGGCCACCGCCTGCCCGCCATAGGGTGTGCCGGGCTTGTAATCGTCCAGGTCGTCGGGGCAGGGCACCTGCGGCAGATCCCCTGGCTTGTCATGCAGCACGGGGTCCGGTTGGGGTACATCGGGGCGGGCATGGGGCGTCATGGCAGTCTCCATCAGTCGGAATACTCACTGACAGGCATAGCTCATCCCGGGCATCTATCAAGCGCACCGACGACGTTTCCCGCGCTCGGCGGAACGCTGGCTGGCAGACACAACCCCTGGTTTCGCCACGGTTACCCGCATCCGTCGTGTCGCTGGTCGGTCCTGCACCGTAGCGGCCAGTCTTGCTGAACTTTTAGAGCCTCCGCTGGTTCGGAAGAACAGAGCCCGTAAAAGCCTGCAGAGCGGGCGTTTACCTGGCAACTCCTGCCTGATCGGTTTCCGCTTTCGTAGCGGCTGGGTTGCCGCACTGCAACGACTTTGGCCCAGGAGCCCGTTCGATGAACGATGCACAGCCCCACGCAACGATTCACCCCCGACTGGAACAAGCATTGAAGATGCCTCGCATTGCCATCGAGTCGACCGAGCCGGTGCTCGACGGTGGACGATTCGCTGCCAAGGCCATCATCGGCCATCCGGTTACCGTCACGAGCAAGATCTTCGCCGACGGCCATGATCAGCTCGCCGCCACGATCTGCTGGCGCACCAAAGACGAAACCAGCTGGCGCCGTGCACGGCTCAAGCTGCTTGGCAATGACAGTTGGGAAGGCCATTTCACCCCGACCCAGGTCGCGAGCCACGAGTTCATGATCGAAGCCTGGTGGGACATCTACGAGACGTACCGCTACGAGCTCTCGAAGAAGCACGCCGCCGGTGTGCCGGTTCATCTGGAACTGGAAGAGGGTCGTCTGTTGCTGGAGCGCGCCAGTGGCCGTGCCCAAGGCGAAACCAAAGCCATCATCGATGACCTGCTGCACCGCTTGCAAACGGCACATCTGGACGACGAGCGCGTATCGGTGATGCTCGCGGACGAGACTGCCGCTGCCATGGCTGATGCGGACCCGCGCGAGCATTGCAGCCAGAGCCCAGTCTTTCCCCTCGAAGTTGAGCGTCCCCTGGCCCAGTTCGCCAGCTGGTACGAACTGTTTCCACGCTCCGAAACCGACGACAAAAGCCGCCACGGCACTTTTCGCGACGTACACAAGCGGCTGCCGTCGATCCGTGACATGGGCTTCGACGTGCTCTATTTCACCCCCATTCACCCGATCGGACGACAACACCGCAAAGGCCCTAACAACACGCTGGAGGCCGGGCCCAGCGATCCGGGAAGCCCCTACGCCATTGGCAGCGAGGATGGGGGCCATGAAGCTGTCCACCCGCAGCTGGGCACCCTGGAAGACTTCCGCGAACTGGTGGCGGCGGCGCGAGAGCACGGCCTGGAAATCGCGCTCGACTTCGCCATTCAGTGCTCGCAGGACCATCCATGGCTGAAGGAGCATCCCGGCTGGTTCTCCTGGCGCCCAGACGGGACGATCCGCTACGCAGAGAACCCGCCGAAAAAGTATCAGGACATCGTCAACGTCGACTTCTACGCCGAAGACGCCATGCCCGACCTCTGGATCGCGCTGCGCGATGTCATCTGGCACTGGGTGCAGCAGGGCGTGAAGATCTTCCGCGTGGACAACCCCCACACCAAGCCTCTGCCGTTCTGGGAGTGGATGATTGCCGATATCCGTGAACGCGACCCGGACGTGATGTTCCTGTCCGAAGCCTTCACCAAGCCGGCGATGATGGCGCGCCTGGGCAAGGTTGGTTTCAACCAGAGCTACACCTACTTCACCTGGCGCAACAACAAGGCGGAGCTGAGCGAGTATTTCACCGAGCTCAACGAACCGCCGCTGCGTGATTGCTACCGGCCTAACTTCTTCGTCAATACGCCAGACATCAATCCTTTCTTCCTGCACGACTCCGGCCGCCCGGGGTTTCTCATCCGTGCGGCGCTCGCGACCATGGGCTCCGGGTTGTGGGGCATGTATTCCGGTTTCGAGCTGTGCGAATCCGCTGCCATACCCGGCAAGGAGGAATACCTCGATTCAGAGAAGTACGAAATCCGCCCACGCGACTATCACGCGCCGGGCAACATCATCGCGGAGATCGCTCAGCTCAACCGCATCCGGCGTCAGAACCCGGCCCTGCAGACCCACCTCGGTTTCAAGGCCTACACGGCCTACAACGACAACATCCTCTATTTCGGCAAACGCACGCCGGACCGCTCCAACTTCATTCTGGTTGCAATCAGCCTCGATCCGAACAACGCGCAGGAGGCTCACTTCGAGTTGCCGCTCTGGGAGCTTGGGCTTCCCAACGACGCGGTGACACGCGGCGAGGACCTCATGAACGGGCACCGCTGGACGTGGTACGGCAAGACGCAGTGGATGCGGATTGAGCCCTGGTATCAGCCCTTCGGTATCTGGCGATTGAGTGCAGACGCGCCTGATCCAGACTTAAAGTGATTTCTAGGAAAAATAATAGTCTTTGGTATCAATGGTTTGTGCAGTTAATCGAATCCTGTACCTAAGGCTTACGCACTTTTTCAGTCTCCACCCGGTTGCTTCCAGCGCCGGGTTCTGGAGTTCATGAAAGGAACGAGAACATGGCCAAAGCGCGCAAACCAGCCGCCTTCATCAAAGATCCCCTCTGGTACAAGGATGCGGTGGTCTATCAGGTCCACCTCAAATCGTTCTACGACTCAAATAACGACGGCGTTGGTGACTTTCAGGGCTTGATCGAGAAGCTGGACTACGTCGCTGACCTCGGTGTGAATACCATCTGGCTGTTGCCGTTCTACCCCTCGCCACGGCGGGATGATGGCTACGACATCGCGGAGTACCGCGGTGTGCATCCTGAATACGGAACCATGGCCGATGTCAGGCGTTTTATCGCCGCCGCGCACAAACGGGGACTGCGGGTGATCACCGAGCTGGTCATCAACCACACCTCTGACCAGCACCCCTGGTTTCAGCGGGCGCGTAAGGCGAAGAAGGGCTCCGCCGCGCGGGATTTCTACGTCTGGTCAGACACTGACGACAAGTACGACGGTACGCGGATCATTTTTCTCGACACCGAGACCTCGAACTGGACCTGGGACCCGGTTGCTCAACAGTACTTTTGGCACCGCTTCTACTCCCACCAGCCGGACCTCAACTTCGACAATCCGCAGGTCATGAAAGCGGTGCTCAGTGTGATGCGCTACTGGCTTGACCTCGGGATCGATGGGTTGCGTCTGGACGCCATTCCTTATCTGGTCGAGCGCGATGGCACGAACAACGAAAACCTTCCCGAAACCCACGTGGTGCTCAAGCAGATCCGCGCGGAAATCGATGCCAACTACCCGGATCGCATGCTTCTGGCCGAAGCGAACCAGTGGCCGGAAGACACCCAGCTGTACTTCGGTGGCGAAGACGGCGGGTTAGGGGACGAGTGCCACATGGCGTTCCACTTCCCGCTGATGCCGCGCATGTACATGGCGCTGGCCCAGGAAGACCGCTTTCCAATCACCGACATTCTGCGCCAGACACCGGACATCCCCGAGAACTGTCAGTGGGCGATCTTCCTGCGTAATCACGACGAGCTGACGCTCGAAATGGTGACCGACAAGGAACGCGACTATCTCTGGAACTACTACGCCTCGGATAAGCGTGCGCGGATCAACCTCGGCATTCGTCGACGCCTGGCGCCGTTGCTCGAGCGTGACCGTCGCCGCATCGAGCTGCTCAACAGCCTGCTGCTGTCGATGCCTGGTACGCCGGTGATTTACTACGGCGACGAGATCGGCATGGGTGACAACATCTTCCTCGGTGACCGCGACGGTGTACGCACACCGATGCAATGGTCGGTGGACCGCAACGGCGGTTTCTCCCGGGCCGATCCGCCGAGCCTGGTGCTACCGCCAATCATGGACCCGCTGTACGGCTATCAGGCGATCAACGTAGAGGCACAGCAGCGTGATCCGCACTCGCTGCTCAACTGGACGCGCCGGCTGCTGAGTATCCGCAAGCAGTTCAAGGCGTTCGGTCGCGGCACCCTGAAAATGCTCGCGCCGAGCAACCGTCGCATCCTCGCTTACATTCGGGAATTCACGACGGCCACCGGGGAAACCGAAGTGATTTTCTGCGTCGCCAACGTGTCGCGTTCTGCTCAGGCGGCTGAACTGGAGCTGTCGCTTTACGCCGGCATGGTGCCGGTGGAAATGGTCGGTGGCAGCGCCTTCCCGCCGATCGGCCAATTGCCGTATCTGCTGACCCTGCCACCGTACGGCTTCTACTGGTTCCAGCTGGCAACCAGTCATCAGATGCCCAGCTGGCACCAGGAACCGGTGGAAACCATGCCTGACTTTCAAACCCTCGTTCTCAAGCGCCTGGATACGCTTACTTCCGCCAACAGGCGAATTCTCGAGACAGAATCCCTGCCGTCGTACTTGCCAAAACGGCGGTGGTTTGCCAGCAAGGACGCGACCATCGATTCGATCAAGATCTGCTACACCGTTCCGTTTGGGGATTCGCAGCGCCCCGTGCTGCTGAGTGAAGTTGCAGTCGAGGCGGCGGGTCGTACCGATCTGTATCAGTTGCCGCTGGGCTTTCTGGATGAGAGTGATTTTGACATTGCCCTGCCGCAACAGCTGGCGATGGCTCGTGTTCGCCGCGGACCGCAGGTCGGCTTGCTGACCGATGCGTTTGCGCTGAAGCAATTCGTGTTGGGCGTCATCCAGGGGCTGCGCGAGGAACAGACCTTGCCATGCGGTGACGGCGAGATACGGTTCCAACCCATGGCACAACTGGCGGAGGTGGATCTCACCGACGATGCCGAGGTGCGCTATCTCACGGCCGAACAATCCAACAGCTCCGCAATTATTGGCAGCAGCATGATGATCAAGGTGCTGCGGCGTGTGTCGGCAGGGGTCCACCCGGAATTGGAGATGGGACGCTTCCTGACCGAACAGGGGTTCACCCATATTTCGGCCATGCTTGGCCAGGTGACACGCGTCGACAAACAGGGCGAACAGTACGCCTTGATGGTCGTGCAGCGCTTCCTCGACAACCAGGGCGACGCATGGGAATGGACGCTCAACACCCTCGACCGGGCTGTGCGCGACCAGATTGCCGGTGGCGTGTCGCTGCATGAAAACCAGTTCAGCGCACTTGAAGAACTCGAAGCCTTTAACCGGTTGCTGGGACAGCGACTGGGTGAAATGCACATGACGTTGGCGAAGCAAACCGACGACGCCGCGTTTGCCAGTGAGCCCACGCGTTCGGCCGATACCAAGGAATGGACAGCCTCGATTTCCGGCCAGGTCAGCCGCGCGCTGGAGCTGTTGCAGAACCGCCGCGGCGAACTGGACCGCAAGGCCACAGTGATGGTCGACCAGCTACTGGGGCAACGTGACCAGCTATTGGCAGAGGTCAAACGGCTCGCCGATCGTACCCTGGGTGGCGTGCGCACCCGGGTGCATGGCGACTTGCACCTGGGACAGATCTTGGTGGCGCAGGGTGATGCGTACTTCATCGACTTCGAAGGCGAGCCGGCGCGTTCGCTGGAAGAGCGTAGAAGCAAGCTGAGCCCGTTCAAGGATGTGGCCGGTGTGCTGCGTTCGTTCGAATACGCAACGGCAATGACCCTGCGCAACGCGCAGACCAGCGACAGTTCCGAAGCGGCTGTTCTGGCGCGACGCAACATTTCCGACACGTATCAGCACAGCGCACGCACCGTGTTCCTCGAGGCCTATCGCGAGGCTACGGCGCAGATGCCGCACGCCTGGAAGGATGCCGCCGGTGCTGACGCTGCGCTTGCGCTGTTCAGCTTAGAGAAGACTGCATACGAAGTGGCCTACGAGGCAGAGAACCGCCCGGCCTGGCTCTCCGTTCCCCTTCAGGGACTGGCGACGCTGGCTCAACAGATTTCCGATGGAGGTTCCCAATGATTGATCGTCCGGCTGTGACCATGCCCGGTGAAACCCTGTTACCCAAAGATTCCGATGTGGACGCGCTGGTACGCGCGGAGCATGGTGATCCGTTCTCCATACTCGGGCCGCACCCTGATGGGGATGGCCTGGTGGTACGCGCCTATCTGCCGAATGCGCTCGGCGTAGAGGTGCTGGAGCGCTCCGGTGGTCGCGTTCTCGCTGCCATGGAGCAGGGACAGGTCCCCGGATTCTTTTTCACCCGTCTGACCAACCCGCAG from Pseudomonas sp. DNDY-54 encodes:
- the treS gene encoding maltose alpha-D-glucosyltransferase produces the protein MAKARKPAAFIKDPLWYKDAVVYQVHLKSFYDSNNDGVGDFQGLIEKLDYVADLGVNTIWLLPFYPSPRRDDGYDIAEYRGVHPEYGTMADVRRFIAAAHKRGLRVITELVINHTSDQHPWFQRARKAKKGSAARDFYVWSDTDDKYDGTRIIFLDTETSNWTWDPVAQQYFWHRFYSHQPDLNFDNPQVMKAVLSVMRYWLDLGIDGLRLDAIPYLVERDGTNNENLPETHVVLKQIRAEIDANYPDRMLLAEANQWPEDTQLYFGGEDGGLGDECHMAFHFPLMPRMYMALAQEDRFPITDILRQTPDIPENCQWAIFLRNHDELTLEMVTDKERDYLWNYYASDKRARINLGIRRRLAPLLERDRRRIELLNSLLLSMPGTPVIYYGDEIGMGDNIFLGDRDGVRTPMQWSVDRNGGFSRADPPSLVLPPIMDPLYGYQAINVEAQQRDPHSLLNWTRRLLSIRKQFKAFGRGTLKMLAPSNRRILAYIREFTTATGETEVIFCVANVSRSAQAAELELSLYAGMVPVEMVGGSAFPPIGQLPYLLTLPPYGFYWFQLATSHQMPSWHQEPVETMPDFQTLVLKRLDTLTSANRRILETESLPSYLPKRRWFASKDATIDSIKICYTVPFGDSQRPVLLSEVAVEAAGRTDLYQLPLGFLDESDFDIALPQQLAMARVRRGPQVGLLTDAFALKQFVLGVIQGLREEQTLPCGDGEIRFQPMAQLAEVDLTDDAEVRYLTAEQSNSSAIIGSSMMIKVLRRVSAGVHPELEMGRFLTEQGFTHISAMLGQVTRVDKQGEQYALMVVQRFLDNQGDAWEWTLNTLDRAVRDQIAGGVSLHENQFSALEELEAFNRLLGQRLGEMHMTLAKQTDDAAFASEPTRSADTKEWTASISGQVSRALELLQNRRGELDRKATVMVDQLLGQRDQLLAEVKRLADRTLGGVRTRVHGDLHLGQILVAQGDAYFIDFEGEPARSLEERRSKLSPFKDVAGVLRSFEYATAMTLRNAQTSDSSEAAVLARRNISDTYQHSARTVFLEAYREATAQMPHAWKDAAGADAALALFSLEKTAYEVAYEAENRPAWLSVPLQGLATLAQQISDGGSQ
- a CDS encoding alpha-1,4-glucan--maltose-1-phosphate maltosyltransferase produces the protein MNDAQPHATIHPRLEQALKMPRIAIESTEPVLDGGRFAAKAIIGHPVTVTSKIFADGHDQLAATICWRTKDETSWRRARLKLLGNDSWEGHFTPTQVASHEFMIEAWWDIYETYRYELSKKHAAGVPVHLELEEGRLLLERASGRAQGETKAIIDDLLHRLQTAHLDDERVSVMLADETAAAMADADPREHCSQSPVFPLEVERPLAQFASWYELFPRSETDDKSRHGTFRDVHKRLPSIRDMGFDVLYFTPIHPIGRQHRKGPNNTLEAGPSDPGSPYAIGSEDGGHEAVHPQLGTLEDFRELVAAAREHGLEIALDFAIQCSQDHPWLKEHPGWFSWRPDGTIRYAENPPKKYQDIVNVDFYAEDAMPDLWIALRDVIWHWVQQGVKIFRVDNPHTKPLPFWEWMIADIRERDPDVMFLSEAFTKPAMMARLGKVGFNQSYTYFTWRNNKAELSEYFTELNEPPLRDCYRPNFFVNTPDINPFFLHDSGRPGFLIRAALATMGSGLWGMYSGFELCESAAIPGKEEYLDSEKYEIRPRDYHAPGNIIAEIAQLNRIRRQNPALQTHLGFKAYTAYNDNILYFGKRTPDRSNFILVAISLDPNNAQEAHFELPLWELGLPNDAVTRGEDLMNGHRWTWYGKTQWMRIEPWYQPFGIWRLSADAPDPDLK
- the fdhE gene encoding formate dehydrogenase accessory protein FdhE → MEAPHVVLPDAKVFSKRATRLRELVMQVPALDEFLAFMARVVQAQHQALTEQEPAWRPAADAFDQALKHGMPPLGFQALRRDVRWQQDLVAILDAVELHVGERQRPLLAALREMPADALDALADDVFEMRPGAEATRALLPLVGAALQVAWARLAIGLPTPPARPVGEAKALCPCCGAVPVASVVHNERHRSGVRYLHCSLCATEWHLERVKCSVCDTGGKLLYMTLDDEQGKPFLPVQAEACTECHSYLKVMQRELHGRADPIADDLASLALDMLLAEQDDYARSGYNPLLIAGN
- a CDS encoding formate dehydrogenase subunit gamma, whose product is MSHSNVKHGILRYGWWTRVNHWLIAIAFVLLTLSGLALFYPAFFGLTALFGGPEPTRIVHPYIGVFMSLFFVIQAVRFFGDNLIRRHDVQWMKQIRDVLSNRDERLPPVGKNNAGQKVVYWIFLATVPVLLITGIVLWRPWIADGMPIWALRWAVVIHAITAFIAIITLVIHIYSAIWVKGSVRAMTQGRVSHAWARHHHGLWYEDVMRNKKSDPESASPTSEITDRRR
- the fdxH gene encoding formate dehydrogenase subunit beta, whose protein sequence is MRGDQINLQNIIARSATTTPSPQVRHGGVEKVTKLIDVSVCIGCKACQVACSEWNDLRDDVGECDGTYNNPQDLSPESFEVMRFSEYEDEQGNLEWLIRKDNCMHCAEPGCLKACPSPGAIVQYANGIVDFNSEHCIGCGYCVAGCPFDIPRISKKDNKAYKCTLCSDRVFNGLEPACVKSCPTSAIMFGTKEDMLDYGAHRVAHLQGRGYENAGIYDPAGVGGTHVVYVLQHADKPEIYSGLPKDPHIAPTVELWKGVTKPIMSVALGMSVLAGFFHYVMKGPKEEPEDDPDPERAAADRALDRRGEDRL